In Candidatus Defluviilinea proxima, a single genomic region encodes these proteins:
- a CDS encoding ABC transporter permease: MTNAENKVVTLDAEAISLKSVSLWQITWRRLFKRRSAVVGIIILGMLVLIALTAQWVAPYNPNTSMLDTKGYPKEYAKKRLAPCIHLLGCPESNPQHIMGLDGNIRDEFSRILYGARLSLFIGFATVTFAIVIGTVLGALAGYFGGWTDNIIMRIMDVLLAFPSLLLAIAIVTVLGSGLVNALLAIGIVSIPAYARVVRGSVLSVREMDFVSATRSLGGNTYEILFKRILPNALTPLIVQGTLGIASAILDAAALSFLGLGAQPPMSEWGSMLGLERNQVFTAPHLVFYPGLAIMLTVLAFNLLGDGLRDALDPRLAHIS; this comes from the coding sequence ATGACAAACGCTGAAAACAAAGTTGTGACCCTTGATGCTGAGGCTATCTCGCTCAAGTCTGTCAGTCTCTGGCAGATCACATGGCGACGACTTTTCAAACGTCGTTCTGCTGTTGTTGGAATAATCATTCTGGGGATGTTGGTATTGATCGCCTTAACTGCGCAATGGGTTGCCCCCTACAATCCGAACACATCCATGTTGGATACAAAGGGCTATCCAAAAGAATATGCCAAGAAAAGACTCGCGCCTTGTATTCATTTGCTTGGTTGCCCTGAAAGTAATCCCCAACATATTATGGGGCTCGATGGCAATATCCGCGATGAATTTAGCCGTATCCTATACGGTGCTCGTCTGAGTCTATTCATCGGTTTCGCTACTGTGACCTTTGCCATTGTCATCGGAACGGTGCTCGGCGCTTTAGCTGGTTACTTCGGCGGTTGGACTGACAACATCATCATGCGTATCATGGATGTGTTGTTGGCTTTCCCCTCATTACTGTTAGCGATCGCTATTGTTACGGTTCTTGGCTCTGGACTTGTTAATGCTCTGCTTGCGATTGGCATTGTCTCCATTCCGGCCTATGCACGCGTGGTGCGTGGCAGTGTACTGTCCGTTCGCGAAATGGATTTCGTCTCTGCTACACGTTCGTTGGGCGGTAATACGTACGAGATTCTCTTCAAGCGAATTTTGCCGAACGCGCTGACACCCTTGATCGTGCAAGGGACGCTCGGCATTGCATCGGCCATTCTTGATGCAGCGGCATTGTCCTTCCTCGGGCTGGGCGCACAACCACCCATGTCGGAATGGGGTTCGATGCTTGGCTTGGAACGTAATCAAGTTTTCACTGCGCCGCATCTTGTTTTTTATCCCGGTTTGGCGATCATGTTGACTGTATTGGCCTTCAATCTGTTGGGCGATGGCCTGCGTGACGCGCTTGACCCAAGACTGGCGCATATAAGTTAA
- a CDS encoding ABC transporter permease produces MVSYILRRILLSIPVLFGILFATFALARLIPGDPCRAMLGEKATKLVCDEFNHRHGLDKSIPVQFGVYVGEIVRGDFGTSFRFSKPITEILSERLPVTLELSFAALLVSIIVGIPLGVIAAVRHNSWADVLTMLWANIGVSMPVFWLGLMLAYIFSLTFKDTFLQLPPSGRLTAGVIPVPFFQVWGLELTEGTFSFTLADFISRMNVLNSILSANWEVLKDAVVHLILPAFALGTIPMALIARMTRSSMLEVLGQDYIRTAHAKGLKRRAVVLKHAFRNALLPLSTVIGLSLGGLLGGAVLTETVFNLAGVGRILYDGITARDYGIVQGFTVVIAIFFVALNLLVDISYAYLDPRIRLD; encoded by the coding sequence ATGGTATCTTATATCCTACGACGAATTCTTCTGAGTATTCCTGTCCTGTTTGGCATCTTGTTTGCCACATTTGCTTTGGCTCGTCTGATCCCTGGTGATCCATGTCGCGCCATGTTGGGTGAAAAGGCTACGAAGTTGGTCTGTGATGAGTTCAATCATCGCCATGGATTGGATAAGTCGATCCCTGTCCAATTCGGTGTGTATGTTGGTGAAATTGTACGCGGCGACTTTGGAACTTCTTTCCGATTTTCCAAACCCATTACTGAGATCCTTTCTGAGCGTTTGCCAGTGACGCTTGAATTAAGTTTTGCCGCGTTGCTAGTGAGTATTATCGTTGGTATTCCTTTGGGGGTGATCGCCGCAGTGCGGCATAACTCATGGGCAGATGTGCTCACCATGCTGTGGGCCAATATCGGTGTATCGATGCCGGTCTTTTGGTTGGGGTTGATGCTTGCTTATATATTTTCGCTTACGTTCAAGGATACATTCTTACAATTGCCGCCCTCAGGTCGTTTGACGGCGGGTGTGATACCTGTTCCATTTTTTCAAGTGTGGGGATTGGAATTAACGGAAGGAACTTTTTCTTTTACTCTTGCGGACTTTATCAGCCGCATGAATGTTCTTAACTCCATCCTTTCTGCAAATTGGGAAGTGCTTAAAGACGCGGTCGTTCATTTGATCCTCCCTGCATTCGCACTGGGAACCATTCCCATGGCTCTCATTGCGCGTATGACTCGTTCCTCCATGTTGGAGGTGCTCGGACAGGATTACATTCGCACGGCTCACGCCAAGGGCTTGAAGCGGCGTGCGGTTGTTTTAAAACATGCCTTCCGTAATGCGTTGTTGCCACTTTCCACAGTGATTGGCCTTTCGTTGGGAGGTCTGTTGGGTGGTGCGGTCCTAACGGAAACGGTCTTTAACTTGGCCGGGGTTGGGCGTATTTTGTATGATGGTATTACAGCTCGCGATTATGGCATCGTACAGGGTTTTACTGTAGTGATCGCCATCTTCTTCGTGGCTTTGAATCTGCTTGTGGATATCTCTTATGCGTATCTTGATCCGCGCATCAGATTGGATTAG
- a CDS encoding peptide ABC transporter substrate-binding protein, with product MVLVACGGAATTEVPATEAPVMTEAPATEAPAAATEAPTEVPFVDHAVITDTSYSADSCDYGGEFKSIEAVDELTVKITLCTPDPAFPSKIAFSSFAIQPSEYLESTGGNGDLLEKPVGTGPYSVEAWERGSQIVFKANPEYWGEKAKTETLVFKWGAESAQRLVELQSGTVDGIDNVGTDDIAVVKEDANLQLIGREALNVMYFGFNTDPQVDGWDNTKNPFANEKVRQAVAMGIDRQRVVDNFYPVGSTVADYFTPCAIPNGCVGEPWYAFDVAAAKALLAEAGYPDGFSTTLQYRDKDRSYISGQTAVITDLQAQLKENLNIDATIEVMESGAFLDAADSGQLTGMYILGWGADFPDQTNFLDYHFGAGASKQFGTKFDDLTAILKQAASTSGDDARKPLYEQANNLVKQHVPMIPVAHGASAVAYKASVTGAHSSPLGNEKFSVMSNGSDTFVWMQNGEPPSLYCADETDGEAFRACEQVTEALLSYKIGGTAVEPALAESYEPNADLTEWTFHLRPDVKFHDGSALDAKDVITSLALQWDANNPLHTGNTGAFTYFSALFGAYLNAPAQ from the coding sequence ATGGTGCTGGTAGCATGCGGTGGCGCTGCTACAACCGAAGTGCCTGCCACTGAAGCGCCCGTGATGACTGAAGCCCCCGCGACCGAAGCTCCTGCGGCGGCTACCGAAGCCCCCACCGAAGTCCCCTTTGTAGACCATGCGGTTATTACTGACACCAGCTACTCCGCCGATAGCTGTGATTACGGTGGTGAGTTCAAGTCTATCGAAGCAGTGGATGAACTGACTGTCAAGATCACACTTTGTACTCCTGATCCTGCTTTCCCGTCGAAGATCGCTTTTTCATCCTTCGCCATTCAGCCCTCTGAATATCTTGAGTCCACTGGTGGTAATGGTGATTTGCTTGAGAAGCCTGTTGGTACCGGTCCTTACTCAGTGGAAGCTTGGGAACGCGGTAGCCAGATCGTCTTCAAAGCCAACCCCGAATATTGGGGTGAGAAGGCCAAGACTGAAACCCTCGTCTTCAAGTGGGGTGCTGAGTCTGCCCAACGCTTGGTTGAACTTCAAAGCGGCACCGTTGATGGTATCGACAATGTCGGCACCGACGATATCGCCGTTGTAAAAGAAGATGCAAACCTGCAGTTGATCGGCCGCGAAGCTTTGAACGTGATGTACTTTGGTTTCAACACCGACCCGCAGGTTGATGGTTGGGATAACACCAAGAATCCGTTCGCCAATGAAAAAGTACGCCAGGCTGTTGCCATGGGTATTGACCGCCAGCGTGTCGTAGATAACTTCTACCCCGTTGGTTCCACCGTGGCTGATTACTTCACACCCTGTGCCATCCCGAACGGTTGTGTGGGTGAACCCTGGTATGCATTCGATGTTGCCGCCGCCAAGGCTCTTCTTGCCGAAGCCGGTTACCCCGATGGTTTCTCGACCACACTTCAGTACCGCGATAAGGATCGCTCTTACATCTCCGGCCAGACCGCTGTCATCACTGACTTGCAGGCCCAGTTGAAAGAGAACTTGAACATCGACGCCACCATCGAAGTGATGGAATCCGGCGCTTTCCTCGATGCGGCTGACTCCGGCCAATTGACCGGTATGTATATCCTCGGTTGGGGCGCTGACTTCCCAGATCAGACCAACTTCCTCGATTACCACTTTGGTGCTGGTGCTTCCAAGCAGTTTGGTACCAAGTTCGATGATCTGACCGCTATCCTCAAGCAGGCCGCCTCCACCTCTGGTGATGATGCCCGCAAGCCTCTGTATGAACAGGCGAACAACCTGGTCAAACAGCATGTTCCGATGATCCCTGTTGCTCACGGCGCTTCCGCTGTAGCATACAAGGCCAGCGTCACCGGCGCGCACTCCAGCCCGCTTGGCAACGAGAAATTCTCTGTTATGTCCAATGGCAGTGATACCTTTGTCTGGATGCAGAACGGCGAACCCCCGTCACTGTACTGCGCAGACGAGACCGATGGTGAAGCCTTCCGCGCTTGCGAACAAGTGACCGAAGCTTTGCTGAGCTACAAGATCGGTGGTACCGCTGTAGAACCCGCCTTGGCTGAATCCTATGAGCCTAACGCCGACCTGACCGAGTGGACCTTCCACCTGCGCCCCGACGTCAAGTTCCATGACGGTTCCGCGCTCGATGCCAAGGATGTGATCACATCACTTGCCTTGCAGTGGGATGCTAACAACCCCTTGCACACCGGCAATACCGGCGCATTCACCTACTTCAGCGCTTTGTTTGGCGCTTACCTGAACGCGCCTGCCCAGTAA
- the amrS gene encoding AmmeMemoRadiSam system radical SAM enzyme, which produces MVKPVGDLLDQLTVTGALYAKLDGGAVRCVACGHRCVIREGKRGICQVRFNEGGELRVPYGYVAALQSDPIEKKPFFHVLPGVNALTFGMLGCDYHCGYCQNWLTSQAMRDPESDVSVNYIRKISPQGMVDYARKTNASVVVSSYNEPLITSEWAVEIFKEAKKAGLMCAYVSNGNNTPEVMEFLAPYLSAYKIDLKCMSDKNYRSLGGVLQNTLDGIKRAHELGLWVEIVTLTIPGFNDSNEELWDAARFIAGVSRDIPWHVTAFHKDYKMTDPDNTDVKTLLRAAEIGREAGLRYVYAGNLPGQVGEYENTYCAGCNFQLIKRRGYVIQEYHVTNDGRCPQCKEKVAGLWPENPSQVALNGLGMPRSVY; this is translated from the coding sequence ATGGTGAAACCCGTTGGTGATTTGCTCGATCAATTGACTGTGACAGGGGCGTTGTATGCGAAATTGGATGGCGGGGCAGTGCGTTGTGTTGCGTGTGGACATCGTTGTGTGATCCGTGAGGGGAAGCGGGGAATTTGTCAGGTGCGGTTCAATGAAGGTGGCGAGTTGCGCGTGCCGTATGGGTATGTGGCCGCATTACAAAGTGACCCAATCGAAAAGAAACCATTTTTCCATGTATTACCCGGCGTGAATGCATTGACGTTTGGGATGCTGGGTTGCGATTATCACTGTGGGTATTGTCAGAATTGGTTGACATCTCAAGCGATGCGTGACCCGGAGTCGGATGTTTCGGTGAATTACATTCGGAAAATTTCTCCGCAAGGCATGGTGGATTACGCGCGCAAGACGAATGCTTCGGTGGTTGTATCTTCTTACAATGAACCGTTGATCACGAGTGAATGGGCAGTGGAGATCTTCAAAGAGGCGAAGAAGGCGGGGTTGATGTGTGCGTATGTTTCCAATGGGAACAATACGCCCGAAGTGATGGAATTTCTTGCCCCGTATCTTTCTGCGTACAAGATCGATCTGAAGTGCATGAGCGACAAGAATTACCGCTCATTAGGTGGTGTGTTGCAAAACACGTTGGATGGGATCAAACGTGCCCATGAATTAGGCTTGTGGGTGGAGATCGTCACATTGACGATACCGGGTTTCAATGACTCGAATGAAGAATTGTGGGATGCGGCACGCTTCATCGCCGGAGTGTCGCGCGATATTCCTTGGCATGTGACGGCATTCCATAAAGATTACAAAATGACCGACCCTGATAACACGGATGTCAAAACGCTTTTACGAGCGGCTGAGATCGGACGTGAGGCTGGGCTGAGATATGTCTATGCAGGAAATTTACCGGGTCAGGTTGGAGAGTATGAAAATACGTATTGTGCGGGATGCAACTTCCAGTTAATTAAGAGACGCGGGTACGTTATTCAGGAGTACCACGTCACAAATGATGGGAGATGTCCGCAATGTAAAGAGAAAGTGGCAGGTCTTTGGCCAGAAAACCCCTCTCAAGTAGCGTTAAATGGGTTGGGTATGCCCAGGTCTGTTTACTAG
- a CDS encoding molybdenum cofactor guanylyltransferase, whose translation MGEDKALKPFLGRPLIQRVVDRLTPIADELIVTTNHPEEYAFLHARLVTDLKPDRGALGGLYTAIASASHPIVAVVACDMPFASTKLIEGMSRLMVQHEAAVVIAKSEEGYEPLHAVYRRDTCRPAIESAIDADLWKVIAWFPQVRVYELSTDEIQSLDPTGLAFWNVNTPEEFIEAERIANGQ comes from the coding sequence ATGGGCGAGGATAAGGCACTCAAGCCTTTCCTTGGGCGTCCCCTCATTCAACGCGTAGTGGATCGACTTACTCCTATTGCGGATGAACTCATCGTGACGACGAATCACCCCGAGGAATATGCCTTTCTCCACGCACGCCTCGTAACGGACCTCAAACCTGATCGCGGCGCCCTAGGCGGACTCTACACTGCAATCGCTTCTGCCTCACATCCCATTGTGGCGGTTGTCGCTTGCGATATGCCTTTCGCGAGTACAAAGCTGATCGAAGGCATGAGCAGGCTCATGGTCCAGCATGAAGCGGCTGTTGTCATCGCAAAATCAGAAGAGGGATACGAACCTCTCCACGCTGTCTATCGTCGTGACACTTGTCGTCCCGCCATCGAATCTGCAATTGACGCGGACTTGTGGAAAGTGATCGCGTGGTTTCCGCAGGTCAGAGTGTATGAGTTGAGCACCGATGAAATACAATCACTCGACCCAACCGGGCTGGCCTTTTGGAATGTGAATACACCGGAAGAATTTATCGAGGCAGAGCGAATCGCTAACGGACAATGA
- a CDS encoding universal stress protein, translating into MFERILLAVDGSEHAEHAAKIAAELGQCVESAELRIVVSYDPIPPYLGEPNLQLTIDTRLEEAQHVLQKAIEAVGETHLDIHTELIEGNPADAIIDVAKTRDSDIIVMGSRGLGGLAGLLLGSTSQKVVSHAPCPVLIVR; encoded by the coding sequence ATGTTTGAACGTATTTTGCTTGCCGTAGATGGATCAGAACACGCGGAACATGCCGCAAAGATCGCCGCTGAATTGGGGCAATGTGTCGAATCGGCTGAATTAAGGATCGTGGTCTCCTACGATCCCATCCCACCGTATTTGGGTGAACCCAATCTCCAATTAACCATTGATACCCGCCTCGAAGAAGCGCAACATGTTTTGCAAAAGGCTATCGAGGCCGTTGGCGAAACACACCTGGATATTCACACGGAATTGATCGAAGGGAATCCTGCGGACGCGATCATTGATGTGGCGAAGACGCGCGACAGCGATATCATCGTTATGGGGTCACGCGGCTTGGGTGGTTTGGCAGGGTTGCTTCTCGGAAGCACCAGCCAAAAGGTCGTTAGTCACGCGCCGTGCCCGGTGCTCATTGTCCGTTAG
- a CDS encoding cysteine desulfurase-like protein, whose amino-acid sequence MTLDLHAIRNQFPSLNRPDVFFDNPGGTQIAKPSLDRVNRYLIESNANHEGAFATSIASDAVLEEAHHAMADFYNAASPEEIVFGNNMTTLTLHISRSISREWKEGDEIVVTRLDHDANVTPWVLAAQDRGVKVNWVDFDIEDGTLQLDGLQKSLERKPKLLAAGYASNSLGTINPVKKMIDMAHDAGTLVYIDAVQYAPHGPIDVQQLGCDFLVSSAYKFFGTHAGILYGKHDLLEKLFAYKVRPATNKLPGKFETGTQNHEGIAGVLGAIEYFEWVGKTFGAEYAGGLSKYEGRRLELKKGMAAIHAYELDLGRALLSMLGSIPGLHIYGLTDENRMMDRVATFSFRLKDIHPRTVAEKLAQAGIYVWDGNYYALNVSERLGVEESGGMVRVGAAHYNTLEEVARLKDALSKIAAQ is encoded by the coding sequence ATGACCCTTGACCTGCACGCCATTCGCAATCAATTCCCCAGCTTGAATCGCCCCGATGTTTTTTTTGATAATCCCGGTGGGACACAAATCGCAAAACCTTCCCTTGATCGAGTCAATCGCTACTTAATTGAAAGTAACGCCAATCATGAGGGCGCATTCGCTACCAGCATTGCGTCAGATGCAGTTCTGGAAGAGGCGCATCATGCAATGGCCGATTTCTACAATGCGGCATCTCCTGAAGAGATCGTCTTCGGAAACAATATGACCACATTGACCCTTCACATTAGCCGCTCGATCTCACGCGAATGGAAAGAAGGCGACGAAATCGTTGTTACACGTTTGGACCACGATGCCAACGTAACTCCCTGGGTATTAGCGGCTCAAGACCGTGGCGTGAAAGTCAACTGGGTGGATTTTGATATTGAAGACGGCACTCTACAATTGGATGGTTTACAAAAATCACTTGAACGGAAGCCCAAGCTTTTGGCAGCAGGCTATGCGTCAAACTCTCTGGGCACGATCAACCCGGTCAAGAAAATGATCGACATGGCTCATGATGCAGGCACTTTGGTTTACATTGATGCCGTTCAATACGCTCCGCACGGCCCCATCGACGTTCAACAATTGGGTTGCGATTTTCTCGTCTCTTCTGCTTATAAGTTTTTTGGAACGCATGCAGGGATCTTATATGGAAAACATGATCTGCTTGAAAAGCTGTTTGCATACAAAGTGCGCCCCGCAACAAATAAACTCCCAGGAAAGTTTGAAACGGGCACCCAAAACCACGAAGGTATTGCGGGAGTCCTTGGTGCAATTGAATACTTTGAATGGGTGGGGAAGACCTTTGGTGCTGAATACGCCGGAGGCTTGAGCAAGTATGAAGGTCGGCGGCTGGAACTCAAAAAAGGAATGGCCGCCATTCACGCTTATGAGCTTGACCTGGGACGCGCACTGCTTTCCATGTTAGGCTCCATCCCAGGGTTGCATATTTATGGTCTCACCGATGAGAACCGCATGATGGATCGTGTGGCTACATTCTCTTTCCGTCTAAAGGATATACATCCACGAACTGTCGCTGAAAAACTAGCACAAGCTGGTATTTACGTATGGGATGGAAATTATTACGCGCTCAATGTCAGCGAACGACTTGGCGTCGAAGAGAGCGGCGGCATGGTCCGCGTGGGAGCGGCTCACTACAACACGTTGGAAGAAGTAGCACGGCTAAAAGATGCTTTGAGCAAAATTGCCGCTCAATAA
- the yicI gene encoding alpha-xylosidase — MKFTDGYWQMRPGCVPNFAAQAYDVDADDQSLTVYAPTRVITHRGHTLNLPMLTVRYSSPMDGVIRVQVTHLKGGKKPQPQFEIFEGQANPKVTINEAMAELASGELKVQVQRGDSWGVTFRAGEQILTGSGWRALGFVDTPDGRFIHEQLNLGVGEYVYGLGERFTPFIKNGQVVDIWNEDGGTASEQSYKNIPFYLTNRGYGVFVNQPEKVSFEVGSEKVERVHFSVQGESLDYFVIYGPTPKQILERYTALTGRPALPPAWSFGLWLSTSFTTDYDEATVTGFIRDMAACKIPLHVFHFDCFWMREFNWCDFVWDERTFPDPAGMLKRLKEQYGLHICVWINPYIAQRSVLFDEGMEHGYLLKRPDGSVWQWDMWQAGMGIVDFTNPDACKWFAGKLDALMDMGVDAFKTDFGERIPTDVVWFDGSDPQKMHNYYPQLYNKTVFDAIKAKRGEGDAVVFARSATAGGQQFPVHWGGDCTATFESMAESLRGGLSLHLSGFGFWSHDIGGFEQTASADVYKRWAAFGLLSSHSRLHGSSSYRVPWVYDEEAVDVLAKFTRLKASLMPYVYQTAVQAHKFGTPTLRAMMLAFPGDPTCETLDRQYMLGDSLLIAPVFREDSIVDYYLPAGKWTNFLTNEVADGGGWRRDKVDYLSIPLWVSENSVIPVGARDDRPDYDYEQDVTLHVFQFKDGAKVDVTIPDTVGNVRVVFHCERQGGKLKVIREGVPGKWNVLIRGAKSKPISVDGNEVTVDYP, encoded by the coding sequence ATGAAATTTACGGATGGTTATTGGCAAATGCGCCCGGGGTGTGTACCCAACTTTGCCGCACAAGCTTATGATGTTGATGCAGATGATCAATCATTGACCGTGTATGCGCCCACGCGAGTCATCACTCATCGTGGACATACGCTCAACCTCCCGATGTTGACGGTGCGTTATTCATCGCCAATGGATGGTGTGATCCGTGTGCAGGTCACACATCTAAAGGGCGGGAAAAAGCCCCAGCCACAGTTCGAGATATTTGAAGGGCAGGCCAATCCCAAGGTCACGATCAATGAAGCGATGGCGGAACTTGCATCAGGGGAGTTAAAGGTTCAGGTCCAACGAGGCGACTCGTGGGGAGTCACGTTCCGTGCCGGGGAGCAGATCCTGACCGGGAGCGGATGGCGAGCTTTGGGATTTGTGGATACGCCCGACGGACGGTTCATCCACGAACAATTGAATTTGGGTGTGGGCGAATATGTGTATGGCCTGGGCGAGCGTTTTACCCCGTTCATCAAGAACGGCCAGGTGGTTGATATTTGGAACGAAGACGGCGGTACGGCCAGTGAGCAGTCTTATAAGAATATCCCGTTCTATCTGACCAATCGCGGGTATGGGGTATTCGTCAACCAGCCGGAGAAAGTTTCGTTTGAAGTTGGTTCAGAGAAGGTGGAGCGGGTGCATTTCAGCGTGCAAGGGGAGAGCCTGGACTACTTCGTGATCTATGGACCGACGCCCAAACAGATATTGGAACGCTACACCGCATTGACCGGCCGCCCTGCGCTTCCTCCTGCATGGTCGTTTGGTCTGTGGCTCTCGACCTCTTTCACCACTGACTATGATGAGGCAACGGTCACTGGCTTTATCCGTGATATGGCGGCTTGCAAGATCCCGCTGCATGTCTTTCATTTTGATTGCTTCTGGATGCGTGAATTTAATTGGTGTGATTTCGTTTGGGATGAGCGCACCTTCCCCGACCCAGCTGGGATGCTCAAACGTTTGAAAGAACAATACGGTTTGCACATTTGCGTTTGGATCAACCCTTATATTGCACAACGCTCCGTGTTGTTCGATGAAGGTATGGAGCATGGGTATTTGCTCAAGCGTCCCGATGGCTCAGTTTGGCAGTGGGACATGTGGCAGGCTGGCATGGGCATCGTGGACTTTACCAATCCAGATGCATGTAAGTGGTTCGCTGGAAAATTGGATGCATTGATGGATATGGGTGTGGACGCGTTCAAAACGGACTTCGGTGAACGCATCCCAACCGATGTGGTTTGGTTCGATGGTTCCGATCCGCAGAAGATGCATAACTATTATCCACAGCTTTACAACAAGACCGTGTTCGATGCCATCAAAGCCAAGCGTGGTGAAGGCGACGCTGTGGTCTTTGCTCGTTCGGCAACGGCAGGTGGACAACAATTCCCTGTGCATTGGGGTGGTGATTGTACAGCTACATTTGAATCAATGGCGGAGAGTTTGCGTGGCGGATTGTCTCTGCATCTTTCAGGCTTCGGCTTCTGGAGTCATGACATCGGTGGTTTTGAACAGACCGCATCAGCAGATGTATACAAACGTTGGGCGGCGTTCGGTCTTCTCTCCTCGCACAGTCGCTTACATGGCAGTTCATCCTATCGTGTGCCGTGGGTCTATGATGAAGAAGCGGTGGATGTCTTGGCAAAGTTTACGCGTCTAAAAGCCAGCCTGATGCCTTATGTTTATCAGACGGCTGTTCAGGCGCACAAATTTGGAACGCCTACATTGCGTGCAATGATGCTCGCCTTCCCCGGTGACCCAACTTGTGAGACGCTTGACCGACAATACATGCTCGGTGATTCACTGTTGATCGCTCCGGTTTTCCGCGAGGATAGCATCGTGGACTATTACCTGCCTGCTGGCAAATGGACCAACTTCCTGACGAATGAAGTTGCCGATGGTGGCGGTTGGCGTCGTGACAAAGTGGATTATCTGTCCATTCCGCTTTGGGTGTCTGAGAATTCAGTCATCCCGGTTGGTGCGCGTGATGATCGCCCTGATTACGATTATGAACAGGATGTGACTTTGCACGTCTTCCAATTCAAAGATGGCGCGAAGGTGGATGTCACGATTCCAGATACGGTAGGTAACGTCCGCGTTGTGTTCCACTGTGAACGTCAAGGCGGCAAGCTGAAGGTCATCCGCGAAGGTGTGCCCGGTAAATGGAATGTGTTAATTCGTGGCGCTAAATCGAAACCGATTTCTGTAGATGGGAATGAGGTCACCGTAGATTATCCATAG